The following nucleotide sequence is from Fusarium graminearum PH-1 chromosome 1, whole genome shotgun sequence.
CAGTGACGGTATAGTCAAGGTGTGGAATATACGTAGGTTGAGGGAGCCTTTCGTGCGAGACATCCTTACAGCACCAGGCCCTATTGCTTGGGGTGGTTTCTCCCCTGATACCTCGAAACTTGCGATAGGCGACGCCACTGGTCGCTGCTTTATCCTCTCTATAGACGATCGCGATGCGCCGGAGTCGCACTTCATGACTCTACCCGGCACTAATCGGCGACTCCGCCGTCCACAACAACTAATTCCACATCCGGAGCCGGACCCACCCGGCGCGGAACACGGAGACGATATGGACATCGACACAGAGCTCGATGATGCCACATACGCCCGCCGTACCTACCTCGACACCCAATACATTAGACTCACTAAAAACCCTGTCATCGGTGCCGTACAAGGTCCTCGATATTCTGAAACTAATCTCTTTTGCCGCGATGCCCATCTTAACCAAGACCCCGCCGCTCCTCTCCTTGCCGAGTTCGAGCGCTTCCAAAAGGCCAGCGAGGCTGATAGCATCGGTAGACGACGGCGTTCTGTACGCCGAGTCAAGATTCCTGCGCCGCCGGATGAGCGTCTCAAAGCTGTGCAtgcaaagaacaagaagcaggACTTTACTCTGAAACAACTGGAGAGGGGTGAGATAGATAGTCTTGTGAAAGCTGGGGCGTTGTTAAGTATCGAGGAAGACTGGGGCTTCGTgtatgaagatgaagacatgaCAAGCTCGGATATCAATACTGCATCGGGCAATGCTAGGCGTAATAAGAAGTATATAATATAGTCATGGTATTAAAAGCAAACACTGACGATAATCTTAATGCATTCTTCCAGCTATTCTTCTGTTACAGACCCTAATGTCATATCTATCCCTTGTAActtaataataaatatattcGCCAACTTTACCGCTATATTATTAAAACGCAGGCAGTATCTAATTGTAAAGATCCGTCTCCCTCCTCGGGGGAATTGGCTTTTGCAATCTTATGTGCATCCATACCTTTAAGTATACTTTACTTTAGATACGGTCTCTTCGCCTGGTTCCCATCAATGTGAGGTAGCCTCACCGGAAAGCGTTATTTACTTCAAGGGAATTTCTATTAAACCAGATATGGGAAGCTTTATCATTACCATAAGAGTCATGGAATAGAGAGACCTGCAGTTGTATAGGTATATTGGGGGAAGCTTTGGCTTTAgcttgccatggctggaCGTTAGGACTGATGCCCCATTGGCTTTTAGCGTCTCAATCACCAAACGAGGATACGATAAGTTTCGCGGTTATTTTTGTCTATTCAAGTTTACATCGCAGAGTGAATGATTTTCTTAGTCGATTGATCGTCTCAAAGATCATACGTCATATCCGCGACCCTTTTGACGCGTGCCATTTTACAAGCTCATGTCATTATATCAAACATTTTCGAACCAAACATTAGACAATCCATACATCAAGCTCACCACGAGCAATATTTTGAAACCAAATTTCCCAAAACGCCTTCTAATGCTTAGCGGTAACGGCCTCGCCGGTCACCTTCTCAACGTAAGCCTTGGCCCTGTAGTGGATGCGGTTAGTATCGGTACAAAAGTGAACGATGTGGGCGGCACTTACATATCGCCAAATGCAACCATGCAGACGGTCTGCCAAACTCCCAAAGAGATACGGGGGGCAATGCCACGGTAAAGACCCTTGATACCGTTGCTCTCGTAGATGTACTTGAAGGTGTTGCCAACAGTCATCTTCTTAGGACGGTTAGGGTCCTCCTTCTTGCTCTGCATCTCAACGCGGATAACCTCAATGGGCTGGTTCCAGGCGctgagaccaccaccaagagcGCTGGCAATGACCTTCTCGCCAGCGGAGAGCTTCTCATGCTCCTTCTTACCGGTGAGAGACTTCATCCAGCCCTCAGCGAGACGGCTGAGACCGAAACGACTACCCCAGTTGGTCATCTGGCGGATAGCGACGGCGTTAACACCCTTGTTGATACCACGAATACCCTCCTTGCGGTAGATCTCTCCGAAAGTCTGGAAAGTGGACTGAGGCTTGACACCGGAGGCAGCGAGCTTGTGCTTGGTGATCTCGACTGTCTTCATGCAGGTACAAAAACCCATAGTGGCATAAGCCTGAGCGACACCACCAGTGACACCGCCAAggataccaccaccaaactcGGAGGCACCAGCGGCACGGGCGTAGTATTCGGCTTCGGAGGCGACGAAAAGGAGGACAGCACCCTTGGTGGAAGCTTCAATCCAAGCCCAGGGGATGAGACCTTGGTAGACTGCAGGCTGCGAGTTAGCAAAACATCGGGGATAAT
It contains:
- a CDS encoding DNA replication protein YHM2, whose amino-acid sequence is MATLRTDLPGPIGDKKLEKKPIKFSNLLLGAGLNLFEVTTLGQPLEVVKTTMAANRGDSMAKSLGRVWARGGPLGFYQGLIPWAWIEASTKGAVLLFVASEAEYYARAAGASEFGGGILGGVTGGVAQAYATMGFCTCMKTVEITKHKLAASGVKPQSTFQTFGEIYRKEGIRGINKGVNAVAIRQMTNWGSRFGLSRLAEGWMKSLTGKKEHEKLSAGEKVIASALGGGLSAWNQPIEVIRVEMQSKKEDPNRPKKMTVGNTFKYIYESNGIKGLYRGIAPRISLGVWQTVCMVAFGDMAKAYVEKVTGEAVTAKH